The Candidatus Zixiibacteriota bacterium sequence CTGGGCACCGAGGGCAAAGCTGAGCACCTGTATATGTCGCAGGCGGTGCATGGCTGGCACGCCAGCTATATGCCGGTCGAGGGCGGTGACGCCTGCGTGTTGTGCCACCCGGCTTTCATGCACGGACAGACCCGTTGCAACCGCGGAGTTCACGGCGCACTCGGCAAGACCTGCGATCATTGCCACGGCACACTCTCCGATCATGCCGCCGCACTTCTCAAGGCACAGATCGATCGCCCCAGCGCGAAATCACTGCTTGAACCGCTGGAGCCGGTACAGGTAGCTTCGATCGATGATATCAATCCGCGCATGCCCTGGATCCAGGAACCGGATTGTATTACCTGTCATGTCGATTTCGAACAGCCTTCACCCGATGCGCGCGCTTTCAATGTCTGGAACGAGGAATTTTCTGAGCTGTACCGGATGCGCACCGGATATGCCGGTATCCGCTGTGAGGCCTGTCACAACTCGCCCCACTCGCTCTACCCGGCCTTCAATATGTTTAGCCATGACCGCGACAACCTGCAACCATTGCAGTACAGCGGGATGCGTTATCCGCTCGGTTCCAATGAAAGCTGTGAGGTCTGCCATACGATCGAGATGGATTTCACTGTTCACCACGAGAATATGCTCAGGCCGTTCCGCAATCATGACCTGATCGAGGAAATCCACAAGGATATTCGACCAACACAGGTTTCCAGGTAAACTGATTCTGATTGGGATAAAGGCCCGGTTTTAAACCGGGCCTTTATCTTTAATGAAGAGGTGATAAAACCAGAATATACTTGACCAAAGCCGTAGAATATATAAATTAAAACAGCAAGCGGTAACTTATAAAGATAAGGTCTTTCGAATGATTATTAGACTTTTCACACTTCATCAATTCTCCTGAGGCCGAACTAATCGGCCCGGGTGGCTGACATTCATTACCGCCTCTGTATTTCCGCGCAGTCTTACCTGACCTTCTGGAAAGCTTCCGGAAATACCGGAGGCAGACAACCAGGAGGTTCTATGTCAGAACAGTACCAGCAGATGTGGGCTGAACTGGGTCTCGACCTCGAGGCTCATGACGCTCTCTTAGCAACCCTGGGACAGGTCTACCAGGATATTTATCTGGCACAGCCAAACCGTCCCAAGGCAATGGAATACTTCGATTTCGTTATGAGCGAAGTCCATGGGCTTCGGATCAAAGAGTTGATAGACGCAAAAAATCAGGGACGTAAAGTCATCGGGTCATTTTGCGTATTCGTGCCGGAGGAAATCATCCTGGCGGTCGACGGGATCTCGGTTGGGCTCTGCGCGGGAGCTGAGTTCGGATTTGATCTTGCCGAAAAGGTTCTGCCCCGCAACACATGCTCATTGATCAAGTCGGCTTTTGGATTCAAACTGGGCAAAGTCTGTCCCTATATCGAATCCTGTGACGTCGTCGTCGGAGAAAATACCTGTGACGGAAAGAAGAAAGCCTATGAGATTTTTCAGGATATGGTCGATGACCTGTATATTCTCGATCTGCCTCAGAGTAAAACTGATCAGGGTCGTCGGCTTTTAAGAGAAGAGTACCGTGGATTCATCGGCAAGATGGAAGCAGTCTCCGGAAAAACTATTACCGTAGAAAATTTGCAAAAGGCAATTGAAACAGTCAACCAGAAACGCCAGGCTCTCGCTCGTCTGCGAAGCCTCCGCTCTGCCAACCCGGTACCTATATCCGGACTGGACGCGCTTTTAATCAACCAGATTTCATTTTACGACGATCCGGTCCGTTTTACTGCTTCGGTCAATAAGCTCTGTGATGAACTCGAACAGAGAGTTGCTCATAAAGAAGGCGTTTTTCCAGCGGACACGCCCCGGATTTTGATGTCAGGTTGTCCGATGGCTGTGCCGAACTGGAAACTGCCCAGCATTGTCGAATCTACAGGCGCAGTGATTGTTGGCGAAGAATCCTGCGTCGGTGAACGCGGAACCCGTGGTCTGGTCGATTCCAGGGGAGGCGGTATGGAAGAAATGCTCGACAACATAGTTGAAAGATATTTGCAGATCGACTGCGCTATTTTCACACCCAATCCGGAGCGCCGGAATAATATCGACTCTATGACTTCGATGTATAAAGCTGACGGTATTCTGCATTACAGCCTGCAATTCTGCCAGCCTTATTCGATCGAAAGTGGATTGATTGAAAATCAGATGGAAGACAACGGCATCCCGGTTTTGAGGATAGAGACCGACTACAGTATGGAGGATGTCGGTCAGCTCAAGACACGCGTGGAAGCATTTATGGAAAGGATCAGCCAGTAGATGATCTCAGCCGGGCTCGATATCGGATCGCGCACTATCAAACTGGTTATTGTCGATGACGGTACAATCGTACATTATCGAGTTATCGAAAACAGTTTCAAACCGCTGGAGATAACTACCAGCCTGCTGGAGGGTAACAGCTATGATACAATTTATGCCACGGGCTACGGACGTCATCTCGTCAGCAGGCATTTGAACTGCCCGGAAATAAGCGAAATCAAGGCGATGGCTCTGGGGGCGTATGCTCTCTTTCCCGGGTGCCGTACGATCCTGGATATCGGTGGACAGGATACCAAGGCGATTTCGCTCGATAAGAATGGTCGTCTGCACAAGTTCGAAATGAACGATCGTTGCGCTGCGGGAACTGGCAGGTTTTTGGAGATTATGGCTATGGCGCTCGGGTATGCGCTGGAAGAATTCAGCCAAAGCGCCCGGGCTTCCCGCAGGGCGGAGAAAATCAACAATATGTGTGCGGTTTTCGCGGAATCTGAAATAATCTCGATGGTCTCCCAGGGAGCTGACCGGGCAGAGGTCGGCCTGGGAATCCACCAGGCCATTGCCCGTCGTACGATAACCATGCTCAATCGAATATCGCTCGAACCTGAGCTGGTCTTCGTCGGGGGAGTTGCCAATAACTCCTGTCTGCGGGAAATCCTTGAAAAACAACTGCAGGTGCAAATCAAAGTACCGGAAGATCCGCAAATTGTCGGCGCTTACGGGTGCGCATTGCATGGCTTAAAAGAAGCCGTGAAAAATCAGAGCTGTTGAAGTGCTTTTTCGTAGGGAATGAATCCGGGCACGCCCTTGAACATGGTCAAGTCGGGCTTATGGAAGGCGGGATCATCGCGGATCACCTTGAGCAGTTTGTCCCGTTCCTCCGGCATAGCCAGATGAGCGATACCGACCGCGCGTTCGCCCATACTGAGGCTCATAGGATCGAATGCGCCATGTTCGGTTACCAGGATGACCCGGTCGGCTGGAATCGCGGTTGTGGTGATTCCTGCCGGGCAACGGTCGACGATTTTGGAACGGCCATTTTTCGTTGTCGATTTCATGGCGATTATCGCTACACCGCCGGGGGCATTCTGCGCGCCACGGATAAAATCCGACTGTCCGCCGATGCCGCTGTAAATCTTGCGCGCGTCCAGAGAATCAGCCCAGGTGTTGCCGTGCAGGTCGACACCGATAGCCGAGTTGATCGCCACCATATTCGGTTGCTGTGAAATTATAAACGGGCTGTTGGTGTAATCCGAGGGACGGCTCTGAACCGAACTGTTGTTGTTAAACCAGTCGTAGCCTTCCTGATCGGCCGCCAGAAATATCGAGGACACCGAGAAGTTAATGTTTTTCTTCCACTTGTTGGTGACCACACCTTCCGTAACCAGACGGGTCATGGCATCGGCAAACAATTCGGTATGGATCGCGAGGTCACTTACTTTTTTGCGCAGGATCGCGTCGGTAACCGCCTCGGGAACTTCACCGATACCGTATTGCAAGGTACTGCCCGGCTGGGTCCGGGTACCTCCCTGAACATACAGGGCGGCGATTATCTCACCGATCTTACGCGCGCGCTCATCAGGTTTATGCACCGGGCTGGCTGGTAGCGGGTAGTCGACATCGATCAGGTAATCTATGTAACGTTCGGGAATAACTGTACCGGCCACAAACGGCATACGGGCATTGCGTTCGGCGATTACCATCCCGCCCTTGTCACGAGCCGAGCGAATCGAGGCCAGTACCGCTTCGACGGTGGTTCCCAGGCTGTAATTTTTACCATTGTCCGGACCCGCCACCGAACATAATACGATATTGGGACCATCCGGTTCGGGCGCGTAACGCGGGATCTGCGAGAGGTGCATCGGATGATACTTAGCCCAGCCCTGGTTGACCGCTTCACGGGTCAGGTAGCTGTTAAAGAGAACCCGATGAGTCAAAGTCTGGCAACGTTCTTCCGAAAATAACGGCTTGATATGATCGCCCAGGGGCAATACACAAAACAACGCCACATGACGAATCGATAGATCTTCTGCCAGCTGACGCAGTAGCACCTGCGGGGTGGCGGCGTTGCCGGAAGCATAGATCACGCTGCCGCGCGGGATAATTTTCGGATTGATGATCTCCGCGACATCCTTGACGATCTTCATGCGGGACAGGATAATAGATTTTTCCAAAAAATCCAGCGGAATTTGAAGCTACTAAAAGATCAACTCAAAATCCAGGTTTTTATCCGCTTAAGCAGTCGAATAAGTTGTCGATAATGGTAATATGAGCAATCCGACGTCATCTCAGACAAATCCCTCGCTGGATTTGTACCTGGTCAAACTGGCCGGAAAATATTCGAAGTATCAGCCCAACGATGTGGTTTTCCGTGAGAGCGAACCGGGCAATACCATGCTTCTGGTTTTGAAAGGTTCGGTGATCATCACAAAACAGGACGAAAGCACCGGTCAGCCGATGCTTCTGGCAACCCGTTACGCCGGAGAAATGATCGGCGAGATGGCCCTGGTCGAGGAGGGCAACCGTTCAGCTACTGTCAGCGCTGAAAGCGAGTGCGAGGTTCTCGAATTCACCAAGGAAAATTTCGAGAAAGTGATTAAATCTCATCCCTCGTTCGCCACCCGTGTACTCAAGAGCCTGAGCACAAAACTTCGTGAGTCCGACACGGTGCGAACATCAGAGCTGGCTGAACACAATCGGCTTTTGACCGCCTCCAACAACCGCCTCCTGAAGCTGAACTCGTTTCTGGACTGTGTCATTGACCAGTCACCGACTCCGATATTGCTGGTCACGAAAAACGAGTACATCTTCAGGTTAAACCGTGCCGCGGGTGATATGTTCGGTATCGATCACACGGATGAGGACCACCGCCTGCATCAACTCTTAACGGACCTCAATTTCTCAGGGGTCACAAAAGATCTGGAAGGTACCTGGTTCGGCGAGGTCAAGGGAAAACGGGGCAAGCAGGAATTCTCCGTCTCAGTTTCAATCACAGCCCTGCCGGATTTCCAGAACGAAGCGGTTTTTCTATTGATCTGTCAGGATCTCGAGCGGTTGCAGATGTCGGCCCGCGCGATTCAGGATTATGAAAGGTTCATAAGCGGCCAGTATACTGCTGTTGAACTAGCCTGTACAATGGGTCAATTTGTAAAAGGTGAATTCGACGACAACGAAGAGCTCAAGACCGCTTTGCAGGATGATGCTGATCGGAAAGTCCGTAAGAACGCTCTCGAAATCGCCCATCGCACCCTTCGCGATGTGCTCCAGTTTACCCGTAATTTCGTAACCTACCGCGGAACGAAATACGACTACGGATTTATTGACCTCAGGCTGACGGTCGGTACTATCATCCGCTTCTGCCGTTCCCAGAAGCGATTCGCCAATATCCAATTCGAATTTAAATCCGAAAAGGAATTCCCCAAAAAACTATTCGTCAAGGGGATCCAGATTCAGAACCTGCTGATGAATATACTGATCAACTCGGTCGAAGCGTTCGAAAAATCAGGTAATCGAGACGACAACCAAGTAACAATCGAGTTGATCCGACCCAAAGATGAAGACGATTCCGTAATTGTCACGATTTCCGACAACGGTCCGGGGATGATCGCAGATGACCTCAAAAAGATCTTCAATCAGCGCTTCAGCACAAAGTCCGGGGGCCTGGGGCTCTCGCTTTTAAACGCCAAAAAAGTGCTCGCTTCCCACGGCGGTGATATCCAGGTCAACTCGCAACCCGGCCGTGGCACAAACTTCAGAATAAAACTGCCCCTTCGTTCGGTAAAGAGAGATGCTTGACCTGCTGTTTTTTCTCCTGCTGGGTCATTACATCGGTGATTTCGCGCTCCAGAGTGATAACCTGGCAGAGAATAAGAAGAAGTCGATCCGGGCACTGAGCCTGCACGTATTCATATACGTTATCGCGGTCGGAGCAATGCTGTACCTGGGATTATGGTACAACCGCAGTGAATTCCTGTTACAGGTGGTGAATCTATATGCACTGGGGGGATTATTCATTCTGCATTGGACACAGGATTTTGTGAAAAGCCGATGTGTGAAGTGCGGACGGCAGGTATTCTATACCGATCAGGCTATTCATCTGGCAGTTCTCTATGCTATGAGGATAATTATATACAATGGCTGAAAGCAATCGAAAATACACAAGCCTTATCCCGTTTTTGCCTCGTAAGGTGATCCACTGGTATACCGACAATCCCGGCGATGAGGTCCATCGCCACAGTACAATGACTGGTATTCTGACCTGTATCGACATATCCGGCTTCACCTCACTTACGCGCACGCTTTCCAAATATGGACGAGAGGGTCCCGAGATTTTGACCACTTATTTAAATGATATATTTTCTCACCTGACCGGACGGATATATGCCCACAATGGTGACCTGCTTAAATTCGCCGGTGATGCTGTCTGGGCCAGCCTTCCACAGGATTCCGCATTCGAGAACTTCTGCCGTGAGATGTTCGAGGTAGTGTCATGTTTCAACAGAGATCATGAGGAATTCGAGCACACCCTGAGGGCACATATCGGGGCCGAAATCGGCCAATTCAGCCTGGCCACTCTGGGTGATCCCGCCTTGAGACTGGAAGCCGAGCCGGTGGGAGATATGGTCGAGCTTGTCTGGGAGGCGACAGACATGGCAGAATCCGGACAGGTCGTAGTCGGCCCGCGGATGGCCGAAAGATATACTCATAACTGCTCTAAATTTCGGGCTAGTGAAAGCTTGAGTCTTTTCGATCTCGACCTCGAGGCAACCGTTTCCACAAAAACCATAACATCTGTTAACGAATCAGCTTTGCCGAAACAGATCAAAAAAATTGAAAAGTACATTCCGGGCGAGGTCGTCAAACGGATCTTGACATCCAGAGAAACGGAATCGCTTCAGAGCGAATTCCGCGACGTGGTCGTGATGTTCATACGCTTTGGATTGACCGATCCTTTTACGAATCAAAACCGGGATAGACAGATCGATACATTCAACCTCCACATAAAAAAAATCTTTGAGACGATTCATGAGCTCGGGGGAAGTATCGCTCGAATCGATCCGTATAGAAGAGAGCATAAACTGCTGGTGCTGTTTGGTGCTCCGGTAAAACGTGAAAACAGTCCCCTCAAGGCGGCCAGTTGCGCTATCAGGCTGAGACAGGAGCATAACGACGATTTTCCACTCACGGTCGGAATGGCTTCCGGCAGTCTTTTTTGCGGCGAAGTCGGATCAGAGGTACGCAAGGAATATACCGTAATGGGCGAGACTGTAAACCTGGCGGCCAGGTTGATGGCACAGGCGAAACCGTCCGAAATCCTGCTCGACCAAAAATTGCGCGATGATCTGCCCGTGAGTATCGAAACTGGCAGGAGAGTTTTTGCCCTCAAGGGTGTCGGTCAAAACATAACGGCATTCAGTATCTCCGCGGTCAGCGAGGATTCATATCAAGCGAGTCCCGCACAAGCCATGGTCGGACGAAAAAACGACCTCTTGCAGATATGTAAAGAGTATCGTCAGACGATAAACGGTAACCTGCGTATCCTGTGTCTCAAGGGAGAAGCAGGCATGGGCAAAAGCAGTTTGATAACGAGTTTTGTCAACCAGTTCGCCGGCCTTGACAGTGTCCAGTTAGACTGCCACAATCAACTGCTGTTCGGTTCGAACTGGCCGGTGCGCCGCGTGATTTTCAGCCTCTTCGAAAGATCCCTGCAAAAGCAGAAGAAATCATTCGAACAATTCCTGAGCGACAATGTCGACAAGCGCTGGCTTCCGCTTCTGGCAGATATGTTCAGGTTCAAAATCGAGCAGACCTCATGGACTCGTGAACTGGAAAGTGAACTGTACCTGGAAAAAACCGGCCAGGTGATTCGAGATCTGATGCAAAAGCTGATCTCTTACCCGATAGTGATCGCGATCGATAATTTAGATCAAGCCGACACATTCGTTAAACGTATTTTTACGAAGCTGGCTGAATTGCCACACGATACTCCTCTCTTTCTGATTCTGGGTGGACGAGATTTATCGGACTTGGTGTTAAATTATGATATTGAAACTACTACTCTCATAAAACTCAAAGCGCCAGACACTGCGGTCTGGTGGGAATTCTTCGACACATCTTTTTACGGTGGCAGAAGAGAAAAAGAACTGTTTGGAAATCTTTTGAAGAGTTCAGCCGGCAACCCGCATTTCATCAGCGAATTCATCGCCCGCGCGCTGGAAAATAATGTGTTGTTCCGAAATCCGGTCAGCGGTTTGCTGGAAGCGGACCTTTCCTTATCCGAATACACGCTTCCAAACAGCCTGGAGGAGATTCAGCTCCAGCGTTTCGATAACCTGCCCGAGAACATGCGCAATATTCTCAAGACCGCCAGTGTTTCTTTGGGACCGGTCAACGCAGACCAGCTTCAGCGGGTCATGGAAACCGGTATGACTGAGATGATTGAATTTACCCTCACCGAGCTCGAAAAACGAGGTTTTCTGGTCTACGATCACAGCCGTATGAATTATGAGTTCAGCCACCAGTCACTCAAAAGCGCTATCTACTCCTGTCTGACAGAAAATCAACGCCGCCACTACCACGACAGTTACGGGCGGCTACTCGAGGATCGCAAACAAGCGGCACAAGCATCGCATCTGGCTGAACATTTCTACCATGCCGTGCATGACCACAAAGCATTCGAATATGCAATGATTGCCGGTCTGGAAGCGATTGGCATCCATAATCTGACTGATGCCGATAAATATTTCAATTATTGCCGACAGATCCTGAGACGCTCCGGGGTCTCAGAGTTCGATGAGTGCAAGCTTCTAAAA is a genomic window containing:
- a CDS encoding 2-hydroxyacyl-CoA dehydratase, translated to MSEQYQQMWAELGLDLEAHDALLATLGQVYQDIYLAQPNRPKAMEYFDFVMSEVHGLRIKELIDAKNQGRKVIGSFCVFVPEEIILAVDGISVGLCAGAEFGFDLAEKVLPRNTCSLIKSAFGFKLGKVCPYIESCDVVVGENTCDGKKKAYEIFQDMVDDLYILDLPQSKTDQGRRLLREEYRGFIGKMEAVSGKTITVENLQKAIETVNQKRQALARLRSLRSANPVPISGLDALLINQISFYDDPVRFTASVNKLCDELEQRVAHKEGVFPADTPRILMSGCPMAVPNWKLPSIVESTGAVIVGEESCVGERGTRGLVDSRGGGMEEMLDNIVERYLQIDCAIFTPNPERRNNIDSMTSMYKADGILHYSLQFCQPYSIESGLIENQMEDNGIPVLRIETDYSMEDVGQLKTRVEAFMERISQ
- a CDS encoding 3-hydroxyacyl-ACP dehydratase is translated as MISAGLDIGSRTIKLVIVDDGTIVHYRVIENSFKPLEITTSLLEGNSYDTIYATGYGRHLVSRHLNCPEISEIKAMALGAYALFPGCRTILDIGGQDTKAISLDKNGRLHKFEMNDRCAAGTGRFLEIMAMALGYALEEFSQSARASRRAEKINNMCAVFAESEIISMVSQGADRAEVGLGIHQAIARRTITMLNRISLEPELVFVGGVANNSCLREILEKQLQVQIKVPEDPQIVGAYGCALHGLKEAVKNQSC
- a CDS encoding acetyl-CoA hydrolase, whose translation is MKIVKDVAEIINPKIIPRGSVIYASGNAATPQVLLRQLAEDLSIRHVALFCVLPLGDHIKPLFSEERCQTLTHRVLFNSYLTREAVNQGWAKYHPMHLSQIPRYAPEPDGPNIVLCSVAGPDNGKNYSLGTTVEAVLASIRSARDKGGMVIAERNARMPFVAGTVIPERYIDYLIDVDYPLPASPVHKPDERARKIGEIIAALYVQGGTRTQPGSTLQYGIGEVPEAVTDAILRKKVSDLAIHTELFADAMTRLVTEGVVTNKWKKNINFSVSSIFLAADQEGYDWFNNNSSVQSRPSDYTNSPFIISQQPNMVAINSAIGVDLHGNTWADSLDARKIYSGIGGQSDFIRGAQNAPGGVAIIAMKSTTKNGRSKIVDRCPAGITTTAIPADRVILVTEHGAFDPMSLSMGERAVGIAHLAMPEERDKLLKVIRDDPAFHKPDLTMFKGVPGFIPYEKALQQL
- a CDS encoding cyclic nucleotide-binding domain-containing protein translates to MSNPTSSQTNPSLDLYLVKLAGKYSKYQPNDVVFRESEPGNTMLLVLKGSVIITKQDESTGQPMLLATRYAGEMIGEMALVEEGNRSATVSAESECEVLEFTKENFEKVIKSHPSFATRVLKSLSTKLRESDTVRTSELAEHNRLLTASNNRLLKLNSFLDCVIDQSPTPILLVTKNEYIFRLNRAAGDMFGIDHTDEDHRLHQLLTDLNFSGVTKDLEGTWFGEVKGKRGKQEFSVSVSITALPDFQNEAVFLLICQDLERLQMSARAIQDYERFISGQYTAVELACTMGQFVKGEFDDNEELKTALQDDADRKVRKNALEIAHRTLRDVLQFTRNFVTYRGTKYDYGFIDLRLTVGTIIRFCRSQKRFANIQFEFKSEKEFPKKLFVKGIQIQNLLMNILINSVEAFEKSGNRDDNQVTIELIRPKDEDDSVIVTISDNGPGMIADDLKKIFNQRFSTKSGGLGLSLLNAKKVLASHGGDIQVNSQPGRGTNFRIKLPLRSVKRDA
- a CDS encoding DUF3307 domain-containing protein, which produces MLDLLFFLLLGHYIGDFALQSDNLAENKKKSIRALSLHVFIYVIAVGAMLYLGLWYNRSEFLLQVVNLYALGGLFILHWTQDFVKSRCVKCGRQVFYTDQAIHLAVLYAMRIIIYNG
- a CDS encoding AAA family ATPase, with the translated sequence MAESNRKYTSLIPFLPRKVIHWYTDNPGDEVHRHSTMTGILTCIDISGFTSLTRTLSKYGREGPEILTTYLNDIFSHLTGRIYAHNGDLLKFAGDAVWASLPQDSAFENFCREMFEVVSCFNRDHEEFEHTLRAHIGAEIGQFSLATLGDPALRLEAEPVGDMVELVWEATDMAESGQVVVGPRMAERYTHNCSKFRASESLSLFDLDLEATVSTKTITSVNESALPKQIKKIEKYIPGEVVKRILTSRETESLQSEFRDVVVMFIRFGLTDPFTNQNRDRQIDTFNLHIKKIFETIHELGGSIARIDPYRREHKLLVLFGAPVKRENSPLKAASCAIRLRQEHNDDFPLTVGMASGSLFCGEVGSEVRKEYTVMGETVNLAARLMAQAKPSEILLDQKLRDDLPVSIETGRRVFALKGVGQNITAFSISAVSEDSYQASPAQAMVGRKNDLLQICKEYRQTINGNLRILCLKGEAGMGKSSLITSFVNQFAGLDSVQLDCHNQLLFGSNWPVRRVIFSLFERSLQKQKKSFEQFLSDNVDKRWLPLLADMFRFKIEQTSWTRELESELYLEKTGQVIRDLMQKLISYPIVIAIDNLDQADTFVKRIFTKLAELPHDTPLFLILGGRDLSDLVLNYDIETTTLIKLKAPDTAVWWEFFDTSFYGGRREKELFGNLLKSSAGNPHFISEFIARALENNVLFRNPVSGLLEADLSLSEYTLPNSLEEIQLQRFDNLPENMRNILKTASVSLGPVNADQLQRVMETGMTEMIEFTLTELEKRGFLVYDHSRMNYEFSHQSLKSAIYSCLTENQRRHYHDSYGRLLEDRKQAAQASHLAEHFYHAVHDHKAFEYAMIAGLEAIGIHNLTDADKYFNYCRQILRRSGVSEFDECKLLKFYSQFAQLSIRQGNFSRAYPLLRQWRRYARELGQAEKALQASIETARLLWRQSRYLRSQKILDALVNWPEFGNYPRLYCQALTIIAEIHRRRGDFENALKSCQEALAKARQINYPEMIAEAGNLLGLALWGAGKLDQAARAYSASLEFGRLHEGMMTQAQVSNNLAIINWEQGDFIAAQKLMHAALEIFKDFGDRQKAAYTAGNLAGLEKIFGNFEPASSLLLEADLIFQ